The following are encoded in a window of Camarhynchus parvulus chromosome 1A, STF_HiC, whole genome shotgun sequence genomic DNA:
- the RPS16 gene encoding 40S ribosomal protein S16, with amino-acid sequence MPAKGPLQSVQVFGRKKTATAVAHCKRGNGLIKVNGRPLEMIEPRTLQYKLLEPVLLLGKERFAGVDIRVRVKGGGHVAQIYAIRQAISKALVAYYQKYVDEASKKEIKDILIQYDRTLLVADPRRCESKKFGGPGARARYQKSYR; translated from the exons ATGCCGGCCAAGGGTCCCCTGCAGAGCGTCCAGGTCTTCGGACGAAAG AAAACTGCAACGGCTGTTGCCCACTGCAagagagggaatggcctcatTAAAGTTAATGGAAGACCTCTGGAAATGATCGAGCCCAGAACTCTGCAGTATAAA CTGCTTGAACCTGTCCTCCTCCTGGGGAAGGAACGGTTTGCTGGTGTTGACATCAGAGTCCGTGTGAAAGGTGGTGGCCACGTAGCACAAATCTATG CTATCCGTCAAGCTATTTCCAAAGCTTTGGTGGCTTACTATCAAAAAT ATGTTGATGAAGCTTCCAAGAAAGAGATCAAGGATATTCTTATCCAGTATGATAGGACCCTGCTTGTTGCAGATCCTCGCCGTTGTGAATCCAAGAAATTTGGAGGACCTGGTGCTCGTGCACGCTACCAGAAGTCTTACCGTTAA